A genomic segment from Triticum dicoccoides isolate Atlit2015 ecotype Zavitan chromosome 1A, WEW_v2.0, whole genome shotgun sequence encodes:
- the LOC119280617 gene encoding protein NRT1/ PTR FAMILY 5.10-like: MPSSSDSDPLLARADGDGMTEEDDGIDVAAVDHRGRPAPRASTGRWRSALFIIAVEIAERFSFYGVSANLISYLTGPLGESNAKAAAAINAWNGVAQLLPLLGAALADSCLGRYRTILIASLLYILGLGMLALSTLLSPGNHKCSNTDGGTPCPPPSGLQMAAFYTSLYLVALAQGGHKPCVQAFGADQFDASHPREAVSRSSFFNWWYFGICAGTAVTLVFLSYIQDNIGWGLGFGIPCVVMLCALAVFLLGARTYRYYASDGKQRSLFARAGEAFGAWRSRRRKSSPLAVSDSHEGRRPATQAPEYSAQVDEEEQGLVIRNADLVEEVKGVLRLFPIWATCLIYAVAFSQSSTFFTKQAATLDRHVGKRVQVPPAALQSFISITIVVFMPIYDRAIVPLARRCTGVSSGITMLQRIGVGMVLSLVSMVVAALVETRRLRIAADAGLADLPRVPVPMSLWWMVPQYVLFGAADVFTMVGLQEFFYDQVPDKLRSIGLALYLSIFGIGSFISSGLVSGIDKWTSERGPSWFSNNLNRGHLDYFYWLIAALSALELVVYVFFAVTFKYKKAAAAAVG, encoded by the exons ATGCCTTCCAGCTCCGACTCCGACCCTCTGCTCGCGCGCGCCGACGGCGACGGCATGACGGAAGAAGACGACGGCATCGACGTCGCGGCGGTGGACCACCGCGGCCGGCCGGCCCCCCGCGCCTCCACCGGCCGCTGGCGGTCGGCGCTCTTCATCATAG CGGTGGAGATCGCGGAGCGGTTCTCGTTCTACGGGGTGTCGGCGAACCTGATCAGCTACCTGACGGGGCCGCTGGGCGAGAGCAACGCCAAGGCCGCGGCCGCCATCAACGCCTGGAACGGCGTGGCGCAGCTGCTGCCGCTGCTCGGCGCCGCCCTCGCCGACTCCTGCCTCGGCCGCTACCGCACCATCCTCATCGCCTCCCTGCTCTACATCCTG GGTTTAGGAATGCTGGCTCTCTCGACATTGCTGTCCCCCGGCAATCACAAATGCAGTAACACCGACGGCGGCACGCCCTGCCCGCCGCCGTCCGGTCTGCAGATGGCCGCGTTCTACACCTCCCTCTACCTGGTGGCCCTGGCGCAGGGCGGGCACAAGCCGTGCGTCCAGGCCTTCGGCGCCGACCAGTTCGACGCGAGCCACCCGCGGGAGGCCGTCTCCCGGAGCTccttcttcaactggtggtactTCGGCATATGCGCCGGCACCGCCGTCACGCTCGTGTTCCTCAGCTACATCCAGGACAACATCGGCTGGGGCCTCGGCTTCGGCATCCCCTGCGTCGTGATGCTCTGCGCACTCGCCGTCTTCTTGCTCGGCGCCCGCACGTACCGCTACTACGCCTCCGACGGCAAGCAGCGGAGCCTGTTCGCTCGTGCCGGCGAGGCTTTTGGGGCGTGGCGGAGCAGACGGCGGAAGTCGAGTCCCCTTGCAGTCTCCGATTCGCATGAAGGCCGTCGACCCGCAACACAGGCGCCGGAATACAG TGCTCAggtcgacgaggaggagcagggatTGGTGATCAGAAACGCGGACCTCGTCGAGGAAGTCAAGGGCGTCCTCCGGCTGTTCCCGATCTGGGCGACGTGCCTGATCTACGCCGTGGCGTTCTCCCAGTCGTCCACGTTCTTCACGAAGCAGGCGGCGACCCTGGACCGGCACGTGGGCAAGCGGGTCCAGGTGCCACCGGCGGCGCTGCAGAGCTTCATCAGCATCACCATCGTGGTCTTCATGCCCATCTACGACCGCGCCATCGTGCCGCTGGCGCGCCGCTGCACGGGCGTCTCCTCGGGGATCACCATGCTGCAGCGCATCGGCGTCGGGATGGTGCTCTCGCTCGTGTCCATGGTGGTGGCGGCGCTGGTGGAGACGCGCCGGCTCCGGATCGCGGCGGACGCCGGCCTGGCGGACCTGCCCAGGGTGCCGGTCCCGATGAGCCTGTGGTGGATGGTGCCGCAGTACGTGCTGTTCGGCGCGGCGGACGTGTTCACCATGGTCGGCCTGCAGGAGTTCTTCTACGACCAGGTGCCCGACAAGCTGCGCAGCATCGGGCTGGCGCTCTACCTCAGCATCTTCGGCATCGGCAGCTTCATCAGCAGCGGCCTCGTGTCGGGCATCGACAAGTGGACGTCGGAGAGGGGGCCGAGCTGGTTCTCCAACAATCTCAACCGCGGCCACCTCGACTACTTCTACTGGCTCATCGCCGCGCTCAGCGCGCTCGAGCTTGTGGTGTACGTCTTCTTCGCCGTTACCTTCAAGTACAAGAAGGCAGCGGCAGCTGCCGTTGGTTAG